From one Pedobacter faecalis genomic stretch:
- the efp gene encoding elongation factor P → MAKASDIKNGNILRFNGELVQVEEFIHRTPGNLRAFYQSRMRNVKTGKLVEYRFRVDEEVEICRVETNDYQYLYEDGDALVVMDNNTFEQFNIPKVLFGKSVRFLKEGMNVIIAFESDEPIMAQTPSHVELEVTYSEPAVKGDTSTNALKYATVETGVEIKVPMFINQGDKVKIDTRTGDYVERVK, encoded by the coding sequence ATGGCAAAAGCATCAGATATAAAAAACGGCAACATCCTTCGCTTCAACGGAGAACTGGTACAGGTTGAGGAATTTATCCACCGTACACCAGGTAACCTGCGCGCTTTTTATCAGTCTAGAATGCGAAACGTGAAAACCGGTAAACTGGTTGAATACAGGTTTCGTGTTGACGAAGAAGTAGAAATTTGTCGTGTAGAAACCAATGACTATCAGTATTTATACGAAGATGGTGATGCATTGGTGGTGATGGACAACAACACGTTTGAGCAGTTCAATATCCCTAAGGTATTATTCGGTAAAAGTGTCCGCTTTTTGAAAGAAGGCATGAACGTGATCATCGCATTTGAAAGTGATGAGCCGATCATGGCGCAAACGCCTTCTCATGTGGAATTGGAAGTAACGTACTCTGAGCCTGCTGTAAAAGGAGATACTTCTACAAATGCATTGAAGTATGCGACCGTAGAGACAGGCGTAGAGATCAAAGTGCCTATGTTTATCAATCAGGGCGATAAGGTTAAGATTGATACTCGTACAGGTGATTACGTAGAAAGAGTAAAATAA